The following nucleotide sequence is from Planifilum fimeticola.
CTTTTTCGCCTTTGCTTTGGGAATGGGCATCGATTTTGCCAAGATTGTGGAGGGTGGACTGGGTGGAATTTTGTTGGGCATCATGACGGTGTTCTTTACGGGAACGGCCGGTTATCTGGTGTTCAAGTGGTTCGGTTGGAATCCCATCGTCGGCGCCGCTGAGGGTTCAACCGCCGGAAATGCGGTGGCGACGCCGGCGGCGATCGCCGCGGCCAATGCCTCCTTCGCTTCCATCGCTCCCCTGGCCACGGTCCAGGTGGCGGCTTCAACCGTCACCACGGCGTTTCTCCTCCCGCTTTATATCGCCTTTCTGGTGAAGCGCTTGGAACGAAAAGCGGCCATGAAGAAGTGAGATCGAATCTTTCTTGAACGGAAGGGGATCCCGATGTCCGACTTTACAGGATACAAGGAAAAGGTCATGTCCAATCCAGCTTCCAACCGTTCTTTGATCACACATTCTGTCGGGATTATCGCCGATGACTTGACGGGAGCAAATGATTCGGGGAGCCAATTTTCCGCTAAGGGACTTTCCGCTGCCGTCCTGTTCGATTCCGGGCTGACAGAGGCGAAAGATCTTTCCCGGGTGGATGTGGTGGCAATCGATACGGACAGCAGGGCCTTGTCGGCCGGTCGCGCCTATGAGAAATCGCGACGGGCGGCGGAATGGTTGTACGCTGCGGGAACTCGCCATATTTATAAAAAGATCGACTCTTCACTTCGGGGGAATTGGGGAGCAGAGGTGGATGCCGTAATGGATGTTTTTCGTCCGGATTTTGCGGTCATTGCCCCCGCTTTCCCCCGGATGGGGCGAACCACACGGAACGGGATTCATCAAATTGACGGGATTCCCGTGGACCGGACGGAAATGTCCCGGGATCCCAAGACTCCGGTGACCGAATCCGATCTGCTCCGGATATTGTCCGCGCAATCCCGTCGAAGGGCGCACCTCGTCAGCGAACAGGAGTTGGATCGGCTAAAGGAAAAGGGGTCGGAGTGGAAGCGGCGGGGCGTGGAACTATTGGTGTTTGACGCGGAAAGGGACGAACATCTGGGGAAAATCGCCCGTTCCGTCGCCCAAAGCGGGTTCCGTGTTCTCTGGGTTGGATCTGCCGGTCTGGCGGGATGGTTGCCGGAGGCCCTTTCCCTGACCGGGAAGAGTTCGATTTCCGCAACAGGGCAAAGGGCACCACAACGGCGGGCCGACCGGGTGCTGGTTGTTGCCGGGAGCCAGTCATCGGTTACGAAGAGACAAATCCTCCGTTTGGTGGAAACCAATGAGGTGCAACCGCTGGTGCTGGATGTGCCGGCAATTCTTGATCCTGCGGAATGGAAAGCGCGTCGAGGTACCTTTGTCGAAGAAGCGAACAAGGCGTTTGCTTCGGGAAAGGATGTAGCGATCACCCTGAACTCGGAAAAAAGGCGGCTGAATCAGGAGGGATGGGCGCATCGGGACGCCGCCCTTAGGATCGTCGACCGGTTGGGGGAGCTGACTTCCCGGTTGGTCGCTTTTCATCCGAGATTAGGGTTAGTATTGACGGGAGGGGATACGGCCCGGGCGGTATGCCGCCATTTGGGCATAGGAGGTATACGGTTGATGGAGGAAATGGCGCCAGGAATCCCTCTGGGACAATTGGTGGGTCCCCATCCCCTGTATGCGGTGACCAAAGCCGGGGCTTTCGGCGAAGAGGACGCATTGGTAAAGGCAGTGAATAAGTTGAAGGGAAGCGAGATGGGATGAAGGAAGATCGACCGGTAATCGGAATCACGATGGGCGATGCGGCGGGAATCGGTCCGGAAATTATCATGAAGGCATTGAACGATCCGGCATTTTATCGCATGTGCCGCCCCTTGGTTTTGGGAGATGCGAAAATGTTGGAGCGGGCCGGCAGGATTCTTGGCCTCCCCGTCGAGGTGAAGGCGGTGCACCGATTGGAGGAGGCGGAATTCCGGCACGGGGTGGTGGATTGCCTGGATCTTGATCTTCTTCCGGACGATCTTCCCTTCGGAGAGGTTTCGGCAGAAGCGGGGGATGCGGCGTTTCGCTATTTGGAAAAGGCGGTGGAGCTCGCCCGAAAAGGGAATTTGTCCGCGATCTGCACGGCTCCTTTAAACAAAGAGGCACTGCACAAGGGAGGGCACCACTATCCGGGCCATACCGAGATATTGGCACATTTAACCGGTACCAAGGAATATGCGATGATGCTGGCATCTCCTCAGTTAAAAGTGATTCATGTCACGACCCATGTCGGCTTGATTGATGCGATCCGGCGGATTAACCCCGATCGGGTATATACCGTCATCCGGTTGGCCCACGAGACACTCCGTCAAGCCGGTTTTCCCAAACCTCGAATCGGGGTATGCGGGATCAACCCCCATGCGGGGGAAAACGGGCTGTTTGGAGATGGGGAAGAAGAGGAAAAAATCGTTCCCGCCGTGACCGAAGCCAAGGCGCAGGGAATCCTCGTAAGCGGTCCCCATCCCGCCGATACCTTGTTTTATCGGGCAGTGCGGGGAGACTTCGATATCGTTGTCGCCATGTATCACGACCAAGGTCATGTTCCGGTCAAGGTGTTGGGCTTGGAAGCCGGTGTAAACATCACCGTGGGTTTACCGATCCTCCGAACCAGTGTGGATCATGGAACCGCCTTTGATATCGCGGGAAAAGGGATTGCCGACGAGGGCAGCCTGAAGGAAGCGATTCGTCAAGCGGTATTATTGTCCTCGAAAGAAAACGTGTCACGGTCAGACTAAATGCAGAATCCTTCCCGAAAGACCGGGAGAAAACGGCTTACCATGCTTTAGTCCGGAGTCGTCATCCTGTCCCATGACCACGTAGCGGCGGAGTTCCCTTCACATCTCCGTCCGCTCGGAAAACGAGGAAAGTTTTTGGATGCTTTTCAGCTTCTCATCGGTGGCTTTTCAATTGACGTTTTCGTTTCCCTTGACACTTCGCCGGGAAGAGATAGAGTGAAAATAGCGGGAAATAACCGGTGAGAGGAGAGTCTGCATGCAGGAAGAAACGATTTGGGAAGGGTCCCCCTCCCACGTGGCCCGATTGGGAACCTATATTCTCTGTCTGTTGTTCTGTTGGTTGATCGTTCCCATCTTCATCGGCCTGTGGACGGCCTTGAAGCTGAAGACGACGAAGTATAAGCTGACGACGGAACGGCTTCGGGTAACCGAGGGGATCTTGTCCAAGCGGACGGAAGATCTGGAATTGTACCGGGTCCGGGACATCACCCTGGAAAAGCCCTTCATCTTCCGTCTGTTTTCCAAGGGGAACATCCGCTTGATCACCTCGGATCACAGCTCTCCCGACGCCCTGCTGATGGCCGTTCCGGAAGCGGACGAATTGATGGACCTGATCCGCAAGCACGTGGAAATCTGCCGCGACCGCAAGCGGGTCCGGGAGATCGGCATCGATACGCTTTAACGGGCAGGGATCGGCCCAAGCCGAAAGGCTTGGGCTTTTTTTCGGGTGCAAACTCTTCAGATATGACGGCCGAGGGAACACAATCCCGCGCACAATCCCCCGGCCGTTTCGATTTTTTCGGGTCAGAGAGGCTTGCATGCTTCCGCCGCCTCCGCGCTTGGCCGCCGGAGGCTGGACATTTTTCTGGGCGCATTGACACCTCCCTCGCCCCTTTAATAAAATGGAAATAAAGATTTGCACTACGGAAACTTATGTGCTCTACAGCAAATATCTTGACCTAGAGCCAATCAGGGCTTCGGGACTCCCTTGTGGCCATGCATGACTTGAATTCCCGCAGGAGAAACTGTTGGTTCCAGGTAAGATCGCCGTCGGCTTTAGAGGAGGAATTTCGCCGTGAAATTTCCGGAAAAGATCGGTCGGAGCTTCGCTCTCCTTTTTCTCGTCGCGGCGATGTGGACCGTCTCCGCCTGCGGAAACACCCAGGCCGATCCTTCGGAGGACGGCGTGATACAGGTTGCCGCAACGACGGGGATGGTGGCGGACATCGTCAGGGAGGTGGGCGGAGACCGCGTCCGGGTGACCAGCCTGATGGGGCCCGGCGTCGATCCGCATCTGTACAAGGCCACCCATGGGGATATGGTCAAACTGGACCGGGCGGAGCTGATCTTTTACAACGGGTTGCATCTGGAAGGGAAAATGACCAAGATCTTTGAACGGATGGGACGGATCAAACCGGTAGTCCCCGTCGCGGAAACGATCGATCCGAAGCGGCTGATCCGAACGGAAGACGGTCAGCCCGACCCGCACGTCTGGTTTGACGTCCGGCTGTGGATCACCGCCGTGGAAACGGTCCGGGACCAGCTGATCCAGGCGGATCCCGAGCGGAAGGCGGATTACGAAGCCCGCGCCGCCGCATATATCAAGGAATTGGAGGAACTGGACCGGTATGTCCGGGAGCAAATCGCCTCCATTCCCGAAAAGCGAAGGGTCCTGGTCACGGCCCATGACGCCTTCAGCTATTTCGGCCGGGCCTACGATATCGAGGTGGTCGGCCTGCAGGGCATCAACACCGCTTCCGAATACGGGCTGAGAGATGTGCAACAACTGGTGAATCTGCTGACGGAACGAAAGATCAAGGCCGTCTTTGTCGAGTCGAGCGTTCCGAAACGCTCCATCGAAGCGGTGGTCAAGGGGTCCTCGGAGAAGGGACACCGGGTGAGGATCGGCGGGGAGCTGTTCTCCGACGCCCTGGGAGAAGCGGGGACGCCGGAAGGAACGTATGTCGGCATGATCCGACACAATGTGGATGCCATCGTCTCGGCGCTGAAATGAGGAAATCGTGGGAGGGAGAAGGACATGGAGAAGGAGTCGGTTCCCATATCGGTGCGAAATTTGTCCGTCGCTTACCACCGCAAGCCGGTGCTCCGGGACGTTTCCTTTGAAACGCCGGAAGGGAAGCTGATCGGGATCGTCGGTCCGAACGGTGCCGGAAAATCGACGCTGATCAAGTCGATTCTCGGCCTTTTGCCCCTGACGTCCGGACAGGTCCGCATTTATGGAAAGCGATACGAAGAACAGCGGTCCATCGTCGGTTACGTCCCTCAGCGGGAATCCGTCGATTGGGATTTTCCGACCGATGCGCTGGATGTCGTCCTGATGGGGCGGTACGGACGGCTGGGGTGGCTGAGACGGCCCGGGAAAGCCGATAAGGAATTCGCCCTCGCCTGTCTGGAGAAGGTGGGCATGGCCGACTACGCTCACCGCCAGATCAGCCAGCTTTCGGGCGGACAGCAACAGCGGGTTTTCCTGGCCCGCGCCCTGGCGCAGGACGCCAGAATCTACTTGATGGATGAACCCTTTGCGGGTGTGGACGCCGCCACGGAAAAGGCAATCATCCAGGTGCTGAACGACCTGAAAGGGCGGGGGAAGACGGTGATGGTGGTTCATCACGACCTGCAGACGGTCAGGGAATATTTCGACTGGCTGCTCATGCTGAACATCCGTCCGATCGCCTTCGGCCCCGCCTCCCAGGTGTTCACCGCGGACAATCTGCAAAAAACCTACGGAGGCCGGTTGACCGCCCTGCCCGAACTGGCGGACCCGGCCTATACGGGGTGAGGACGGTGGATGGAATGGCCGCCCTTCGCACCTTTTTCACCGATCCGAACGCCCTGTGGGTTTTGGGAGGGACCACCCTGCTCGGCGTGAGCAGCGGGGCGATCGGCTCCTTCGCCTTTTTGCGAAAGCGCGGGTTGATGGGCGACGTGCTGGCCCACGCCGCCCTGCCCGGCATCTGCATCGCCTTTATGTTGACCGGTTTGAAGCACCCCCTGGTCTTTCTGGTCGGGGCGATCGCGACGGGAATTTTGGCTTCCCTGTCCATCAACGGGATCCTTCGCCATTCGCGCATCAAGGAGGACACCGCCCTCGCGCTGGTGCTGTCTGTCTTTTTCGGCGCGGGAATTGTCCTCCTCACCCTGATTCAGCAGAGCGGAGCGGGAAACCAGAGCGGTCTCGACAAGTTCCTGTTCGGTCAGGCCGCCTCCCTCGTGGATGAAGATCTGGCGGTGATGGGGGGCGTCTCCGCCCTGCTGCTCCTGATCTGCGCTCTGTTTTTCAAGGAATTGAAACTGCTCTGTTTCGATGCCGCCTTCGGCCGGAGCCTGGGTTTTCCGATGGGAGCGATCGATCTGTTGCTGATGACGATGCTGGTGATCGGCGTCGTGATCGGACTGCAGGCGGCCGGAGTCGTCCTGATGGCGGCCTTGATCATCACGCCGGCCGCCGCCGCCCGCTATTGGACGGACCGGCTGGACCGCATGGTGATTCTGTCCGCGCTGCTCGGGGGAGCGTCGGGAGCGCTGGGAACGGTGATCAGCACCTTTTCCCTTCACCTTCCCACCGGTCCGCTGATCGTCCTGGCCGCGACGGCCGTCTTCCTGTTTTCCCTCGTTTTCGCACCCCGGCGGGGACTTTTGGCCAAGGCGCTGAATCTGGCCAAAAACCGCGCGCGCACGGCCCGGGAAAACCTGTTGCGCACGCTGTATGAGGAGGGAGAGCGCACGGGGGAAAACCGGTTTTCCATCGCCGAACTGGAAACCGTCCTGGCCCTCTCCCGCCGCCGTTTGGCGGCCACCTTGCGCGCCCTCGCGAAGAAAGGGTGGATCGAGTT
It contains:
- the pdxA gene encoding 4-hydroxythreonine-4-phosphate dehydrogenase PdxA produces the protein MKEDRPVIGITMGDAAGIGPEIIMKALNDPAFYRMCRPLVLGDAKMLERAGRILGLPVEVKAVHRLEEAEFRHGVVDCLDLDLLPDDLPFGEVSAEAGDAAFRYLEKAVELARKGNLSAICTAPLNKEALHKGGHHYPGHTEILAHLTGTKEYAMMLASPQLKVIHVTTHVGLIDAIRRINPDRVYTVIRLAHETLRQAGFPKPRIGVCGINPHAGENGLFGDGEEEEKIVPAVTEAKAQGILVSGPHPADTLFYRAVRGDFDIVVAMYHDQGHVPVKVLGLEAGVNITVGLPILRTSVDHGTAFDIAGKGIADEGSLKEAIRQAVLLSSKENVSRSD
- a CDS encoding four-carbon acid sugar kinase family protein yields the protein MSDFTGYKEKVMSNPASNRSLITHSVGIIADDLTGANDSGSQFSAKGLSAAVLFDSGLTEAKDLSRVDVVAIDTDSRALSAGRAYEKSRRAAEWLYAAGTRHIYKKIDSSLRGNWGAEVDAVMDVFRPDFAVIAPAFPRMGRTTRNGIHQIDGIPVDRTEMSRDPKTPVTESDLLRILSAQSRRRAHLVSEQELDRLKEKGSEWKRRGVELLVFDAERDEHLGKIARSVAQSGFRVLWVGSAGLAGWLPEALSLTGKSSISATGQRAPQRRADRVLVVAGSQSSVTKRQILRLVETNEVQPLVLDVPAILDPAEWKARRGTFVEEANKAFASGKDVAITLNSEKRRLNQEGWAHRDAALRIVDRLGELTSRLVAFHPRLGLVLTGGDTARAVCRHLGIGGIRLMEEMAPGIPLGQLVGPHPLYAVTKAGAFGEEDALVKAVNKLKGSEMG
- a CDS encoding metal ABC transporter ATP-binding protein, translated to MEKESVPISVRNLSVAYHRKPVLRDVSFETPEGKLIGIVGPNGAGKSTLIKSILGLLPLTSGQVRIYGKRYEEQRSIVGYVPQRESVDWDFPTDALDVVLMGRYGRLGWLRRPGKADKEFALACLEKVGMADYAHRQISQLSGGQQQRVFLARALAQDARIYLMDEPFAGVDAATEKAIIQVLNDLKGRGKTVMVVHHDLQTVREYFDWLLMLNIRPIAFGPASQVFTADNLQKTYGGRLTALPELADPAYTG
- a CDS encoding metal ABC transporter permease, whose protein sequence is MAALRTFFTDPNALWVLGGTTLLGVSSGAIGSFAFLRKRGLMGDVLAHAALPGICIAFMLTGLKHPLVFLVGAIATGILASLSINGILRHSRIKEDTALALVLSVFFGAGIVLLTLIQQSGAGNQSGLDKFLFGQAASLVDEDLAVMGGVSALLLLICALFFKELKLLCFDAAFGRSLGFPMGAIDLLLMTMLVIGVVIGLQAAGVVLMAALIITPAAAARYWTDRLDRMVILSALLGGASGALGTVISTFSLHLPTGPLIVLAATAVFLFSLVFAPRRGLLAKALNLAKNRARTARENLLRTLYEEGERTGENRFSIAELETVLALSRRRLAATLRALAKKGWIEFPSDTEVALTEKGLQAAYDIVLRWRMVEMWHMHESRLGSPGADVDYLTERIPVEIFNQLWDLLADHGRLPKWQPLEPGMKGGRTG
- a CDS encoding metal ABC transporter solute-binding protein, Zn/Mn family, with protein sequence MWTVSACGNTQADPSEDGVIQVAATTGMVADIVREVGGDRVRVTSLMGPGVDPHLYKATHGDMVKLDRAELIFYNGLHLEGKMTKIFERMGRIKPVVPVAETIDPKRLIRTEDGQPDPHVWFDVRLWITAVETVRDQLIQADPERKADYEARAAAYIKELEELDRYVREQIASIPEKRRVLVTAHDAFSYFGRAYDIEVVGLQGINTASEYGLRDVQQLVNLLTERKIKAVFVESSVPKRSIEAVVKGSSEKGHRVRIGGELFSDALGEAGTPEGTYVGMIRHNVDAIVSALK
- a CDS encoding PH domain-containing protein, with the protein product MQEETIWEGSPSHVARLGTYILCLLFCWLIVPIFIGLWTALKLKTTKYKLTTERLRVTEGILSKRTEDLELYRVRDITLEKPFIFRLFSKGNIRLITSDHSSPDALLMAVPEADELMDLIRKHVEICRDRKRVREIGIDTL